The proteins below come from a single Eucalyptus grandis isolate ANBG69807.140 chromosome 3, ASM1654582v1, whole genome shotgun sequence genomic window:
- the LOC104439268 gene encoding receptor kinase-like protein Xa21, with translation MPTNLSQCSNLEILNLIDNQLVGKIPNELGSLSKLQALGLARNSLVGSIPQSIGNLSQLYKLSLMKNGLQGEIPRTLSKLHGLSFVQLADNQLTGEIPPTIFNMSGIFYLGIGNNQLRGSIPPYIGNTLPSLLYLDFLSNLFTGVIPPSLSNASGLQYIYYASNNFHGPMPANLGRLKALRIISLTSNELRDDFSFITLLTNCSRLKVISIDHNFLKGLLPDSIGNLSNSVSVISMSSNTMYGTIPPSIGNLFNLSYLDLTDNSLGGCVPSCIGALHNLHELYLSGNMLTGEIPSSIGNLTLLNRFYLLFNDFYGEIPQSLGNCRQLIELELSNNNLSGSIPGKVLGLYTISIIFSLAHNQLSGSLSSQVGSLINLGELDLSYNKLMGPIPSSIGKCLVLGRLNLAFNSFHGEIPPALSTLRGLQELDVSHNNLSGEIPSFLAQLTELKYLNLSSNKLEGEVPKQGVFLNASAVSVFENRNLCGGIVELNLPSCKSNTSKPLWTNKVRVIATVIAILSYFILCLCLFILWYQRKKLKKNTSLIEFPFRHKFSMVSYEELFRASDGFSEINVIGKGRYGTIYKATTQEGGLVAIKVLNLGHIGASKSFVSECRTLGAIRHRNLVKIVNVCSSVDYHGNDFKALLYEYMANGSLENWIHQGNEEDVEHEHEHEHGKPRHLGLMQRLDIAIDIASAIEYLHEVCSPKIVHGDLKPSNVLLDNKMMGRVGDFGLATISSPMKKDAMDIDDNSSLVVVRGSIGYVPPEYGMGDMVFTQGDMYSYGILLLEMLTGRRPTEETFKDHLNLHNFVKVALPDRVMEIVDSAIINGESENDIERMRECVASVLRIGVACSMELPQDRMDVAKALKELHKIRARYGSK, from the exons ATGCCCACCAATCTTTCTCAATGCTCaaaccttgagattttaaaTCTCATTGATAACCAACTTGTGGGCAAAATTCCTAATGAGCTCGGCTCTTTGTCAAAGCTTCAAGCTTTAGGTTTGGCTAGAAACAGTCTTGTAGGATCTATTCCTCAATCTATTGGAAATCTCTCCCAACTTTACAAGCTTTCACTCATGAAAAATGGGTTGCAAGGAGAGATTCCCAGGACTTTGTCCAAGCTTCATGGTTTGAGTTTTGTTCAATTGGCGGATAACCAACTCACCGGTGAGATCCCTCCAACAATCTTCAACATGTCCGGCATTTTCTATTTAGGCATCGGTAACAATCAATTGAGAGGGAGCATTCCCCCTTATATTGGCAATACTCTTCCTTCTCTCCTTTACCTTGATTTTCTTAGTAATTTGTTTACTGGGGTTATACCTCCGTCCTTATCGAATGCCTCTGGCCTTCAATATATCTACTATGCTAGTAATAATTTTCATGGACCAATGCCTGCAAATCTTGGAAGGCTGAAAGCTCTTAGAATAATATCCCTTACTTCTAACGAGTTGCGAGATGACTTCAGTTTCATTACCTTATTGACTAATTGTTCAAGGCTGAAAGTTATTTCAATTGACCACAATTTTCTTAAAGGTCTATTGCCGGATTCCATTGGCAATCTTTCCAATAGCGTTAGTGTAATTTCTATGTCATCCAACACAATGTACGGAACCATTCCTCCAAGTATTGGCAATCTCTTCAACTTGTCCTATCTTGACTTAACAGACAATTCACTTGGTGGTTGTGTTCCTTCTTGTATTGGAGCACTCCATAACTTGCACGAATTGTACTTAAGCGGAAACATGCTAACGGGAGAGATTCCGTCATCAATCGGCAATTTGACTTTATTGAATCGCTTTTACCTACTGTTCAATGATTTCTATGGGGAAATACCTCAGAGTCTTGGTAACTGCAGGCAACTAATTGAGCTCGAGCTTTCCAATAATAATCTGAGTGGTTCAATCCCAGGGAAGGTTCTTGGCCTTTATACCATTTCGATTATCTTTAGCTTGGCACATAACCAGTTGAGTGGATCTCTCTCGTCTCAAGTTGGGTCCTTAATCAATCTTGGCGAACTGGATCTATCTTACAATAAGCTGATGGGACCAATTCCTAGCTCCATCGGCAAGTGCTTAGTATTGGGGCGGCTCAACTTAGCATTCAATTCCTTTCATGGCGAAATTCCTCCGGCTTTAAGCACATTACGAGGCTTACAAGAGTTGGATGTTTCCCATAACAACTTATCTGGTGAAATCCCAAGCTTTCTCGCTCAACTTACAGAGCTAAAGTACTTGAATCTATCTTCAAACAAGCTTGAAGGAGAAGTTCCGAAGCAGGGAGTATTTCTCAATGCTAGTGCAGTGTCCGTCTTTGAGAATAGGAATCTCTGTGGAGGTATTGTAGAACTAAACCTTCCTTCTTGCAAATCGAATACCTCTAAACCATTATGGACCAACAAAGTTAGAGTAATCGCCACAGTGATAGCCATCTTGTCATACTTCATTCTATGTCTTTGCCTGTTTATCTTGTGGTATCaaagaaagaagttgaaaaagaatACCTCTTTGATTGAATTTCCATTTAGACACAAATTTTCGATGGTCTCTTATGAGGAGCTCTTTAGAGCCTCAGATGGATTCTCTGAGATCAATGTGATCGGTAAAGGGAGATATGGTACTATCTATAAAGCAACCACACAGGAAGGCGGCTTGGTGGCCATTAAAGTGCTCAACTTGGGCCACATAGGTGCTTCGAAGAGCTTCGTCTCGGAATGTCGAACCTTAGGGGCTATACGACACCGAAATCTTGTGAAAATAGTGAACGTTTGTTCAAGTGTGGACTATCACGGCAACGATTTCAAAGCTCTATTGTACGAATACATGGCTAATGGGAGTTTAGAGAATTGGATACACCAAGGAAACGAAGAGGATGTTGAGCATGAACATGAACATGAACATGGAAAGCCAAGGCATTTGGGACTAATGCAAAGGTTAGACATTGCCATTGACATAGCTTCTGCAATCGAATATCTTCATGAGGTTTGTAGCCCAAAGATTGTACATGGAGATTTGAAGCCAAGTAACGTCCTTCTAGACAACAAGATGATGGGACGAGTTGGGGATTTTGGGCTGGCAACAATTAGCTCCCCTATGAAAAAAGACGCCATGGACATTGATGACAACAGTAGCTTAGTGGTAGTGAGGGGTTCTATAGGTTATGTCCCTCCTG AGTATGGCATGGGGGATATGGTATTCACACAAGGCGATATGTATAGCTATGGTATTCTTTTATTGGAAATGTTAACTGGGAGGAGACCCACGGAAGAGACTTTCAAGGACCATTTAAATCTCCACAACTTTGTCAAGGTGGCTTTGCCAGACCGAGTGATGGAGATTGTGGACTCGGCCATTATTAATGGAGAAAGTGAGAACGACATTGAGAGGATGAGAGAATGCGTTGCCTCCGTCCTAAGGATTGGAGTTGCATGCTCAATGGAGTTACCGCAGGATCGGATGGACGTGGCCAAAGCCCTCAAGGAACTGCATAAGATTCGGGCTAGGTATGGATCCAAGTAG